In Terriglobus aquaticus, the genomic window CTCTGAACGAAGCGCTCCAGAACTCCGGCCACCCGCTCGCGTTCGCTTGTCTTAGCCATCGTTCCTCTCATGCGTCTCGCGAGCTTCCACGTTGCCCGCTGAAGTGGTTACCGGATGCTCACCGCGCTCCCGAACTGCCTGCCGCCGCCCGTCGATCCACGCACCCAGCAGAACAAATCCGGCATACGCAACGATCACCATCACGGTGATCACGACTCCGAAGATGGTCAGCTTGTTCATTGCAGATCCCCTTCGGAGCCGAATCCGCTAGGCCGCGTCGTACCGCCGCGGCCGCGGCTTGATCCATTGGGTGTCTACTTCTTCGTAGCCGATGATGGGCTGGGCTGACTGCTGGTCGAAGCTGGCCATCGTCGTCTTCAGGAACTGCTCGTCGTTGCGCTCGGTGAAGTCCGGCTTGTAGTGCGCGCCGCGGCTCTCGTCGCGCTTCTCCGCACCCTGCACCATCACGCGGGCCAACTGCAGCATGTTGTACAGCTGCCGGGTGAACGCGAAGCTCGTGTTCGCCCAAGCGGACTTGTCGCTCAGGTTGATGTTGCGGTAGCGCTCCAGCAGCTCGACAATCTTTGCATCTGCCTCACGCAGGCCGCTGTTGTAGCGGATGATCGTGGCGTGCCGCGTCATGGTCTCGCCCAGCTCACGCCAGATCTTGAACGGGTTCTCCGAACCGCTGTTGTGCAGCAGGATGTTGTTGTACTCGATCTGCCGAACCTTCTCCGCCGCGTGTCCGCCATCGCCCGGTGCAGACTGTAGCGACTTCGCGTACTGCATTGCGTTCGGACCGGCGGTGAAGCCGCCGTAGATGCAGCTCAGCAAGGAATTGGCGCCGAGGCGGTTCGCACCGTGAATGGAGTAGTCGGCCTCACCGGCAGCAAACACGCCGGGGATGTTCGTCATCTGGTCGAAGTCGACCCACAGACCGCCCATCGTGTAGTGAACGCCGGGGAAGATCTTCATTGGAACTTCGTGCGGATCGTCGCCGACGAACTTCTCATAGATCTCGAGAATGCCTTCGATCTTGCGCTCCAGCGTGGCGCGATCGATGTGCGAGACATCCAGGTACACCATCGCCTGACCGTCGATACCAAGATCGTGCTCGAAGACGACCTTGTGGATCGCGCGCGTGGCGATGTCGCGCGGCACCAGGTTGCCGTACTTGGGATACCACTCTTCCAGGAAGTACCAGCGGTCGGCCTCTGGGATGGTCTTTGCCGGGCGAGGATCGCCCTTCTTCTTCGGCACCCAGACACGGCCGCCCTCGCCGCGCGCGGACTCGCTCATCAGGCGCAGCTTGTCCTCGCCGGGGATCGCGGTCGGGTGCACCTGGATGAACTCGCCGTTTGCGTAGTACGCGCCCTGCTGGTACAGCGCCGACTGCGCGCTGCCGGTGCAGACGACCGAGTTCGTCGACTTACCAAAGATGGCGCCGTTGCCGCCGGTGCAGATGATGATCGCGTCGGCAGGAAAGGTGACCACCTCCATCGAACGCAGGTTCAGCGCGCA contains:
- the sdhA gene encoding succinate dehydrogenase flavoprotein subunit, whose translation is MAAATPRIIVVGGGLAGLSAVIKIAEAGGNVDLFSIVPVKRSHSVCAQGGINAAKNLKGEGDDVLKHFDDTVFGGDFLANQTPVKNMTAMGPAIIDLLDRYGVPFNRTPEGLLDFRRFGGTLYHRTAFAGATTGQQLLYALDEQVRRYESEGKVKKYEGWEFLSAVLDANGVCRGICALNLRSMEVVTFPADAIIICTGGNGAIFGKSTNSVVCTGSAQSALYQQGAYYANGEFIQVHPTAIPGEDKLRLMSESARGEGGRVWVPKKKGDPRPAKTIPEADRWYFLEEWYPKYGNLVPRDIATRAIHKVVFEHDLGIDGQAMVYLDVSHIDRATLERKIEGILEIYEKFVGDDPHEVPMKIFPGVHYTMGGLWVDFDQMTNIPGVFAAGEADYSIHGANRLGANSLLSCIYGGFTAGPNAMQYAKSLQSAPGDGGHAAEKVRQIEYNNILLHNSGSENPFKIWRELGETMTRHATIIRYNSGLREADAKIVELLERYRNINLSDKSAWANTSFAFTRQLYNMLQLARVMVQGAEKRDESRGAHYKPDFTERNDEQFLKTTMASFDQQSAQPIIGYEEVDTQWIKPRPRRYDAA